The proteins below come from a single Pandoraea apista genomic window:
- the dapF gene encoding diaminopimelate epimerase — MKLKFTKMQGAGNDFVVIDGISQTIDFRPEQWRALADRHFGVGADQLLLVERPTLPDVDFRYRIFNADGGEVEHCGNGARCFVKFVRDTGLTDKRSVRVQVQQGVITLTMRDDGQVSVDMGAPVLTPSDVPFDASGLEGRRDGDDTLWPLDVAGKTTWISVVSMGNPHAVQVVDNVDTAPVETDGPLIERHARFPRRVNAGFLQVVDKHRARLRVYERGAGETLACGTGACAAAVAGIRRGLLSAPVAIETHGGTLTIDWDGASGPVIMTGPATTVFEGTIEV; from the coding sequence ATGAAGCTCAAATTCACCAAGATGCAAGGCGCCGGTAACGACTTCGTCGTGATCGACGGCATCTCGCAGACCATCGATTTCAGGCCCGAGCAGTGGCGTGCGCTCGCCGACCGCCATTTCGGCGTCGGCGCGGATCAGCTTTTGCTCGTCGAACGCCCGACGCTGCCGGACGTGGATTTCCGCTACCGTATCTTCAACGCCGACGGCGGCGAGGTGGAGCATTGCGGCAATGGCGCACGCTGCTTCGTGAAGTTCGTGCGCGACACGGGGCTGACCGACAAGCGCTCGGTGCGTGTCCAAGTCCAGCAGGGCGTGATTACGCTCACGATGCGCGACGACGGCCAGGTCAGCGTGGATATGGGCGCACCGGTCCTCACCCCGTCCGACGTGCCGTTCGACGCCAGCGGTCTGGAAGGCCGCCGCGATGGGGACGACACGCTCTGGCCGCTCGACGTGGCCGGCAAGACCACCTGGATTTCCGTCGTCTCGATGGGCAATCCGCATGCCGTGCAGGTGGTCGATAACGTCGATACGGCGCCGGTGGAGACGGACGGCCCGCTGATCGAGCGCCACGCCCGCTTTCCGCGCCGCGTGAACGCCGGATTCCTGCAAGTGGTGGACAAGCATCGGGCGCGTTTGCGGGTGTACGAGCGCGGTGCCGGCGAAACGCTCGCTTGCGGCACCGGCGCGTGCGCGGCTGCCGTGGCGGGAATTCGCCGCGGGCTATTGAGCGCGCCCGTGGCCATCGAAACGCATGGCGGCACGCTGACCATCGACTGGGACGGCGCGAGCGGTCCGGTCATCATGACGGGGCCGGCCACCACGGTCTTCGAAGGCACGATCGAGGTCTGA
- the metK gene encoding methionine adenosyltransferase gives MANDYLFTSESVSEGHPDKVADQISDAVLDAILTQDKYARVAAETLCNTGLVVLAGEITTTATVDYQQVARETIRRIGYDNTDYGIDYKGCAVLVAYDRQSPDIAQGVDRAHDDNLDQGAGDQGLMFGYACDETPELMPLPIYLSHRLVERQSQVRRDGRLPWLRPDAKSQVTIKYENGRPHSIDTVVLSTQHHPDIALEALREAVIEEVIKPVLPADLIKGDIKFLVNPTGRFVIGGPQGDAGLTGRKIIVDTYGGAAPHGGGAFSGKDPSKVDRSAAYAGRYVAKNIVAAGLASKCVIQVSYAIGVARPTSVMVNTFGTGKISDQRIAELVEKHFDLRPKGIIQMLDLLRPIYEKTAAYGHFGREEPEFSWEATDRADALLADAGLRAVA, from the coding sequence GTGGCGAACGATTATCTCTTTACCTCCGAATCGGTTTCTGAAGGTCACCCGGACAAGGTTGCCGACCAGATTTCTGACGCCGTTCTCGATGCCATCCTGACGCAAGACAAATACGCCCGCGTTGCTGCCGAAACGCTTTGCAACACGGGTCTTGTCGTGCTGGCCGGCGAAATCACCACGACCGCCACGGTGGACTACCAGCAAGTGGCGCGCGAGACGATCCGCCGCATCGGTTACGACAACACCGACTACGGTATCGACTACAAGGGTTGCGCGGTGCTGGTCGCCTACGACCGCCAGTCGCCGGATATCGCTCAGGGCGTGGACCGTGCACATGACGACAACCTCGATCAGGGCGCCGGCGACCAGGGCCTGATGTTCGGCTACGCCTGCGACGAAACGCCGGAACTCATGCCCCTGCCGATCTACCTGTCGCACCGTCTGGTCGAGCGCCAGTCGCAAGTGCGCCGTGACGGCCGTCTGCCCTGGCTGCGCCCGGACGCCAAGTCGCAAGTCACCATCAAGTACGAAAACGGCCGTCCGCACAGCATCGACACCGTGGTGCTCTCGACGCAGCACCATCCGGACATCGCGCTGGAAGCCCTGCGCGAAGCTGTGATCGAAGAAGTCATCAAGCCGGTGCTGCCGGCCGACCTGATCAAGGGCGACATCAAGTTCCTGGTGAACCCGACCGGCCGTTTCGTGATCGGTGGCCCGCAAGGCGACGCCGGCCTCACGGGCCGCAAGATCATCGTCGACACGTACGGCGGTGCCGCACCGCACGGTGGCGGCGCGTTCTCGGGCAAGGACCCCTCGAAGGTCGACCGCTCGGCAGCCTACGCCGGCCGTTACGTCGCGAAGAACATCGTGGCCGCCGGCCTGGCGTCAAAGTGCGTGATTCAGGTCTCGTACGCCATCGGTGTGGCCCGTCCGACGTCGGTCATGGTCAACACGTTCGGCACCGGCAAGATCAGCGATCAGCGCATTGCCGAGCTGGTCGAGAAGCACTTCGATCTGCGCCCGAAGGGCATCATCCAGATGCTCGACCTGCTGCGTCCGATCTATGAGAAGACGGCGGCCTACGGTCACTTCGGCCGTGAAGAGCCGGAATTCTCGTGGGAAGCGACCGATCGCGCCGACGCTCTGCTGGCCGACGCCGGCCTGCGCGCCGTCGCCTGA
- a CDS encoding lipid A biosynthesis lauroyl acyltransferase, with protein MATTPKKSIGYYLSVGLLRGLNLLPYSWVARFGAGLGRVLYALPSSRKRVVHTNLRLCFPHWDDATRERVAKASFVHAIRSYAERSVQWFADGKKLERLIELDSAVDLRDPNMPPTILLGFHFVGIEAGSVFINYSLHRPCASLYTPMSNPAFDAMAREQRGRFDAEMIPRGDSARDVLRMFRKGKPVMLAADMDYGARNSTFVPFFGVEACTLTSVSRLAEVGRAQILPFIGEVLPNYKGYRLKVFPVWENYPSGDPDADARRMNAFLEEQILKMPEQYYWVHKRFKTRPPGEPGVY; from the coding sequence ATGGCAACTACTCCCAAGAAGTCCATCGGCTACTACCTTAGCGTTGGCCTGCTGCGCGGGCTGAACCTGCTGCCTTATAGCTGGGTCGCGCGTTTCGGCGCCGGCCTGGGGCGGGTGCTTTACGCGCTTCCCAGCTCGCGCAAACGTGTGGTGCATACCAACTTGCGCCTGTGTTTCCCGCATTGGGACGACGCGACGCGAGAACGCGTTGCCAAGGCGTCGTTCGTGCACGCCATTCGCAGCTATGCAGAGCGCAGCGTGCAATGGTTCGCCGACGGCAAGAAGCTGGAACGGCTCATTGAACTCGATTCGGCCGTCGATCTGCGCGATCCGAACATGCCGCCGACGATTCTGCTCGGCTTCCACTTCGTGGGCATCGAGGCCGGTTCGGTCTTTATTAATTACTCGCTGCACCGGCCTTGTGCCTCGCTCTATACGCCGATGTCGAACCCGGCGTTCGATGCCATGGCGCGCGAGCAACGCGGCCGTTTCGATGCGGAAATGATTCCGCGCGGCGACAGTGCCCGCGATGTGCTGCGCATGTTCCGAAAGGGCAAGCCGGTCATGCTGGCGGCCGACATGGACTACGGCGCGCGAAATTCCACGTTCGTGCCGTTCTTCGGGGTCGAAGCCTGCACGCTGACGTCTGTTTCGCGTCTCGCCGAGGTCGGCCGGGCGCAGATCCTGCCGTTCATCGGCGAGGTGCTGCCGAATTACAAGGGCTACCGCCTCAAGGTGTTCCCGGTATGGGAGAACTACCCGAGCGGCGACCCCGATGCCGACGCGCGCCGCATGAACGCCTTCCTCGAAGAGCAGATTCTCAAGATGCCCGAGCAGTACTACTGGGTGCACAAGCGCTTCAAGACGCGTCCGCCCGGCGAGCCGGGGGTGTATTGA
- a CDS encoding isovaleryl-CoA dehydrogenase, which translates to MTEAWQTHDVTNQVPPLMDYNLYATDNALQAAVVAFNADWHAKALHRQGARLGEAEVQQWADTANRHTPELQSFDSQGNRIDHVEFHPAWHALMGLLRGAQLQSLPWAHPRAGAMAARTASYFLHAQNEAGALCPTTMTFASIPVLAKESALFASIKDKLLAPQHDPRDVPLAQKHAILIGMGMTEKQGGSDVRTNTTTATDRGDGTFSLVGHKWFFSAPQCDAHLVLARDSDSDALSCFFVPRYAPDGRKNAVQIQRLKDKLGNRSNASSEVEFQGAYGVRVGAPGRGVPTIIEMATYTRLDCVIGSAAMMRTGVVQAIHHARHRTAFGAKLVDQDLMTAVLADLALESEAATWLAMRLAQAFDASLADDDSPVERAWRRIVLPAAKFWVCKRALELAGECMEVWGGNGYVETGPLARLYREAPVNSIWEGSGNVMCLDVLRAVSREPDVAQHWFRWLETRVGSHAALRAALAQLHGWLAADPATHAVRARAIAQQVVLLSQAALLLEHAPSELAHGFIESRFSNAGGRVYGVMPDTLAAGVQRAWLDRAFLA; encoded by the coding sequence ATGACTGAAGCCTGGCAGACCCACGACGTCACCAATCAGGTGCCGCCGCTCATGGATTACAACCTTTACGCCACGGATAACGCGCTGCAAGCCGCCGTTGTGGCGTTTAACGCCGACTGGCACGCGAAGGCGCTGCATCGTCAGGGCGCGCGTCTCGGGGAAGCGGAAGTCCAGCAGTGGGCGGACACGGCCAATCGGCACACACCGGAACTGCAATCCTTCGATTCGCAAGGGAATCGCATCGATCACGTTGAGTTTCATCCGGCGTGGCACGCGCTCATGGGCTTGTTACGCGGTGCACAGCTTCAGTCGCTGCCGTGGGCGCATCCGCGCGCCGGGGCGATGGCGGCACGCACGGCGTCGTACTTTTTGCACGCCCAGAACGAGGCAGGCGCGTTGTGTCCCACGACCATGACGTTTGCGAGCATTCCCGTGCTTGCGAAGGAGTCCGCGCTCTTCGCCTCGATCAAGGACAAATTGCTCGCGCCGCAACACGATCCGCGCGATGTGCCGCTCGCACAGAAGCATGCCATTCTCATTGGCATGGGGATGACCGAGAAGCAGGGCGGCTCCGACGTGCGCACCAATACCACCACGGCAACCGATCGGGGCGACGGCACATTTTCGCTCGTCGGGCACAAGTGGTTCTTCTCGGCGCCGCAGTGCGACGCGCATCTGGTCCTTGCGCGAGACAGCGACAGCGACGCGCTCTCCTGTTTCTTCGTGCCGCGCTATGCCCCCGACGGCCGCAAGAACGCCGTACAGATTCAACGTCTCAAGGACAAGCTCGGCAATCGTTCCAACGCGAGCAGCGAAGTCGAATTTCAGGGCGCGTATGGCGTGCGTGTCGGAGCGCCGGGACGCGGTGTTCCCACCATCATCGAGATGGCGACGTACACGCGGCTCGACTGCGTGATCGGCAGCGCGGCGATGATGCGCACGGGTGTCGTGCAGGCGATTCATCATGCGCGGCATCGCACGGCATTCGGGGCGAAGCTCGTCGATCAGGATCTGATGACGGCGGTGCTCGCGGATCTGGCGCTGGAGTCCGAGGCGGCGACCTGGCTGGCGATGCGTCTCGCACAGGCGTTCGACGCAAGTCTGGCCGACGACGATTCGCCGGTCGAGCGTGCATGGCGTCGCATTGTGCTGCCAGCCGCGAAGTTCTGGGTGTGCAAGCGCGCCCTCGAACTTGCGGGCGAGTGCATGGAAGTGTGGGGCGGCAATGGCTATGTCGAGACGGGGCCGCTCGCACGTCTGTACCGTGAGGCGCCCGTCAATTCGATCTGGGAAGGATCGGGTAATGTCATGTGTCTCGACGTGCTGCGCGCCGTGAGCCGCGAGCCCGACGTGGCACAGCACTGGTTCCGGTGGCTCGAAACGCGCGTCGGATCGCACGCGGCCTTGCGTGCCGCGTTGGCGCAACTGCATGGCTGGCTGGCCGCCGACCCCGCAACGCACGCAGTGCGCGCGCGCGCCATCGCGCAACAGGTCGTACTGCTCTCTCAGGCGGCATTGCTGCTCGAGCACGCGCCGTCCGAACTGGCGCACGGTTTCATCGAGAGCCGCTTCTCGAACGCCGGAGGGCGAGTCTATGGCGTGATGCCGGACACGCTCGCGGCAGGCGTTCAACGCGCCTGGCTCGACCGGGCATTTCTCGCATAA
- a CDS encoding coniferyl aldehyde dehydrogenase has translation MRHAHDAAPQVDWPTRQRHLKALQAMMHKYREPFARAIDEDFGGRSAQETDMLELFPLNGNLKHALSHTRRWMRGSQGWANLWLLPARRAIVPQPLGVVGVIVPWNYPLLLSIGPLTDALAAGNRVMLKMSEVTPRLSEVFAAAVAETFAPEWVTVVTGDAQVARAFSTLPFDHLLFTGATSIGHHVMRAASANLTPVTLELGGKSPVIIGPGARWEHAVARIMFGKLVNAGQTCVAPDYVLVPREKLDAFVAAARQAAARLYPDAVNNPQYTSIVSARHFERLSGLASEAAAQGATLHELFDTPAQASRRRLPPVVITGVHDGMRVMREEIFGPLLPVVPYDDLDAAIAYVNERPRPLALYVFDTDNARIDQVVGGTISGGVTINDTLLHAAEHSLPFGGVGASGMGGYHGEAGFRTFSKEKPIVRQARWNGAGLLNPPYGKVFAALIRQLLR, from the coding sequence ATGCGTCACGCACACGACGCCGCACCGCAAGTCGACTGGCCGACGCGCCAACGTCACCTGAAGGCGCTCCAGGCGATGATGCACAAGTATCGCGAGCCGTTCGCCCGCGCGATCGACGAGGATTTTGGCGGTCGCTCGGCGCAGGAAACGGACATGCTCGAGCTGTTCCCTTTGAACGGCAATCTGAAGCACGCCCTCTCACACACACGTCGGTGGATGCGGGGCTCGCAGGGCTGGGCCAATCTTTGGCTGCTGCCTGCGCGCCGGGCGATCGTGCCGCAACCGTTGGGTGTCGTCGGCGTGATCGTGCCCTGGAACTACCCGCTGCTCCTCTCCATCGGCCCGCTGACCGATGCATTGGCCGCCGGCAACCGTGTGATGCTCAAAATGTCGGAGGTCACGCCACGTCTCTCGGAAGTTTTCGCGGCGGCGGTGGCCGAGACATTTGCGCCGGAATGGGTGACGGTCGTGACCGGCGATGCCCAGGTCGCGCGCGCGTTTTCGACGTTGCCGTTCGACCATCTGCTGTTCACCGGGGCAACGTCCATCGGTCATCATGTGATGCGGGCCGCGAGCGCAAATCTTACGCCGGTCACGCTCGAACTGGGGGGCAAGTCGCCCGTCATCATCGGGCCGGGCGCCCGTTGGGAGCATGCGGTGGCGCGCATCATGTTCGGCAAGCTGGTCAACGCCGGACAGACCTGCGTGGCGCCCGACTATGTTCTGGTGCCACGCGAGAAGCTCGATGCCTTCGTGGCGGCCGCCAGGCAAGCCGCCGCGCGCCTCTATCCGGACGCCGTGAACAATCCGCAGTACACGAGCATTGTGTCGGCGCGGCACTTCGAGCGGTTGTCCGGGTTGGCGAGTGAAGCGGCGGCGCAGGGCGCCACGTTGCACGAACTGTTCGATACCCCGGCGCAGGCTTCGCGCAGGCGCTTGCCGCCTGTGGTCATCACCGGCGTGCACGACGGCATGCGCGTGATGCGCGAAGAGATTTTCGGGCCGCTCCTGCCCGTAGTGCCCTATGACGACCTCGACGCCGCTATCGCCTATGTGAACGAGCGCCCGCGTCCGTTGGCGCTGTATGTGTTCGATACCGACAATGCACGTATCGATCAGGTCGTCGGCGGCACGATTTCCGGCGGCGTGACGATCAACGACACGCTGCTGCATGCGGCGGAACACTCGCTCCCGTTCGGCGGTGTGGGTGCGTCGGGCATGGGCGGGTATCACGGCGAGGCGGGCTTTCGCACGTTCTCCAAGGAGAAGCCGATTGTCCGGCAAGCGCGCTGGAATGGCGCCGGCCTGCTCAATCCACCCTATGGCAAGGTGTTTGCCGCGCTGATCCGGCAGTTGCTTCGCTGA
- a CDS encoding GMC family oxidoreductase yields the protein MDYDYVIVGGGSAGCALAARLADGAPDRTIALIEAGPPDDSFLVRLPLGLAALVPFRSRRNYGYRTTPQAGLAGRQGYQPRGRGLGGSSSINAMIYTRGHPDDYNDWAQAGCTGWGWNDVLPYFRRNENNERGASVWHGAGGPLNVSDLRTVNPFSRHYVEAAREAGFPVSEDFNGAQYEGAGIYQVTQKDGERWNAARAYLHGKSRANLHVVTDAVVQRVVFDGRRATGVKLQRRGALETIRARAEVVLSAGAFNSPQLLMCSGIGPAGHLRSHGVEVRVDAPGVGENLQDHIDFIINKYVAHPDLVGYTPAGLWHLLRQGLDYLRDKRGLFASNIAEAGGFLKSDPALARPDLQMHFLVGICDNHNRRLHWRRGLSLHACVLRPKSRGRVRLASADMRDAPLIDPAFLQAQEDVDTLLRGARVIRRILAAPSLAQFGGKELHSRGIESDEALTALIRSRADTIYHPVGTCRMGSDAASVVDPELKVRGVEGLRVVDASIMPTLIGGNTNAPSMMIGEKAADLMLARTSVRAQNVDALTSASGTATTEMTEMTEMTEATVLAVRAQPQV from the coding sequence ATGGACTATGACTACGTCATTGTCGGCGGAGGCTCTGCCGGTTGTGCGCTGGCCGCGCGATTGGCCGACGGTGCACCGGATCGCACCATCGCGCTCATTGAGGCCGGTCCGCCCGACGACAGCTTTCTCGTAAGACTACCGCTCGGCCTTGCGGCACTCGTGCCGTTTCGCTCGCGCCGCAACTACGGTTATCGCACGACGCCGCAGGCGGGACTCGCAGGACGCCAGGGCTATCAGCCGCGCGGACGCGGCCTCGGCGGCTCGAGTTCGATCAACGCAATGATCTACACGCGCGGTCATCCGGACGATTACAACGACTGGGCGCAGGCCGGCTGTACCGGCTGGGGATGGAACGACGTTCTGCCGTACTTCCGTCGCAACGAAAACAACGAGCGCGGCGCCAGCGTCTGGCACGGCGCCGGCGGCCCGCTCAACGTCTCGGATCTGCGCACGGTCAATCCATTCTCGCGGCACTACGTGGAAGCGGCGCGCGAAGCCGGATTCCCGGTCAGCGAGGATTTCAACGGGGCGCAGTACGAAGGCGCGGGCATTTATCAGGTGACGCAAAAAGACGGCGAACGGTGGAATGCCGCTCGCGCCTATCTGCACGGGAAATCACGGGCCAATCTGCATGTCGTCACCGACGCCGTCGTGCAGCGTGTCGTGTTCGACGGCAGGCGGGCTACGGGCGTCAAATTGCAACGGCGCGGCGCGTTGGAGACGATCCGCGCGCGGGCCGAGGTGGTGTTGAGTGCGGGCGCCTTCAACTCTCCGCAGTTGCTGATGTGCTCGGGGATCGGCCCTGCCGGGCATCTGCGCTCGCATGGGGTGGAAGTGCGCGTCGATGCGCCGGGCGTCGGCGAAAACCTGCAGGACCACATCGACTTCATCATCAACAAGTACGTCGCGCACCCCGACCTCGTGGGCTATACGCCGGCGGGCTTATGGCACCTGCTGAGACAAGGGCTGGACTATCTGCGCGACAAGCGCGGCCTGTTCGCCAGCAACATCGCCGAAGCGGGCGGCTTCCTCAAAAGCGACCCCGCGCTGGCGCGCCCCGATTTGCAGATGCATTTTCTTGTAGGTATCTGCGACAACCACAATCGCCGGTTGCATTGGCGGCGCGGTCTGTCGCTGCACGCATGCGTGTTGCGTCCGAAGAGCCGTGGACGTGTGAGGCTCGCCTCCGCCGACATGCGCGACGCACCGCTCATCGACCCGGCATTCCTGCAAGCACAAGAGGATGTCGACACTTTGCTGCGCGGCGCCCGCGTGATCCGGCGAATTCTCGCGGCGCCATCGCTCGCACAGTTCGGCGGGAAGGAACTGCATAGCCGGGGTATCGAGTCGGACGAGGCCCTCACCGCGCTGATTCGTTCGCGCGCAGACACCATCTATCACCCGGTCGGCACCTGCCGCATGGGCAGCGATGCCGCCTCGGTCGTCGATCCGGAATTGAAGGTGCGGGGCGTGGAGGGACTACGTGTGGTCGATGCGTCGATCATGCCGACGCTCATCGGTGGCAACACCAACGCGCCGTCGATGATGATCGGAGAAAAGGCAGCGGATCTGATGCTGGCGCGTACCTCG